In Leisingera sp. NJS204, the DNA window GCACATGGGCTTGTCGCCAAGTGCGGCCTCCATGCCCAGTGTGTGTTCGGCCGGAAGGGGCGGCGCGTCCATTGCAGGCAGGTCACGGAACTTCTCCATGAAGGCCTGGTCGATGCGGTCTTTCCAGGTCCACATCAGGGGGCCGGCCAGGGTGGTGCCGAAGCGTTCGCCAAGCGCCTCCCTGGCGCCCATGGAGATGAGTTTCAGGTAGTCCTTTTGCGGGCGGTACTTGCGCAATGGATCGCCGGTCAGGGTGCTGCGCAGGTTGTGATAGAGCACCGGCGCCTGGCGCACTGCGTAAACGCCGGCCTTGGGACGCGGGGCGAAGTCCATTTGGGCGCAGTCGCCGGCGGCAAAGACGTTGGCGGCGGAGCTTTGCAGGGTGTCACTGACCCGGATGAAGCCGTCCTGCAGGTCCAGGCCGCTGTCTGCGAGCCAGCCATAAGGGCGGGCGCCGGCGGCACCGGTGGTAAAGTCCGACAGGATCTCGCGCCCGTCTTCCAGCACGATATAGCCGTCATGGATGCGCTCGATTTTCGCGTTCTCCTCCAGCCGGACGCCCTGTTCGACCAAAGCGCGGCGGAGTGTCTGGCGGGCCTTTTTGCCAATCGCGCGTAAGGCCTGGCCGCTGTCGATCAGGGTTGCCTGCGCCAGCCGGCCGCGGGATCTGAGAGCAAAGGCCATCGCCAGGATCAGCTCTGCCCCCGCCACGCCGCCGCCGATCACGGCGACATGGGCGGGGGTGTCACCGTCGCGGAACGCGTCCCATCGGGCGGCGAAACGTCCCAGCGGCTTGGCTGGGATCCCGTAGCCGGCAAAGCCCGGCAGGTCCGGCATGGCAGAGGTGATGCCGACATCAACCGAGGCCACGTCATAGGCGATGGGCGGGCGGCCCGGCACATGCACCAGCCGGGCTGCGGTATCGATATGATCCGCCGCGCCCAGCACCACGCGGGCGCCGGCAAACCGGGCCAGACGCACCAGATCGATGTCCAGTTCGTCACGCACGTAATGTCCGGCCACAAATCCCGGCAGCATGCCGGAGTAGGGCGCAGCGGGGCCGGGGTTGATCACCGTCAGACGGGCGCCGGGCAGGGGCCGCATGCCCCATTTGCGCAGCACCAGCGCGTGGGTGTGGCCGCCGCCGACCAGCACCAGATCGCGGGTCAGGGGAAGTCGCGAAGAATCCATATCTTGTCCAGCCTTTGCAGCGGGCCGGAACGCACATCAATCTGCCCTTACCGGGGCGTTTCCGTGCGGCCGGCGTTTTTGCGTTCCTCGTCCTCTGGCGTGTCATGGGTGGCCCAATGGTCATCCTCGCCCGCCGAGGGCATGGTGTCGCGGCTCTCTTGCCGGTGGATATGCACCTTGGCAATGAAATTGGCGGTGATCGGCGCAGTCAGGAACAGGAACAAAGTGATCATCAGCTCATGCACCGAGAAGTATTTCTCAAACGCTGCCGCATGCAGCATCGAGGCCAGCAGCACGCCGCCGACGCCCAGGGTGGTGGCCTTGGTCGGGGCGTGCAGGCGCGACATCGGATCGTTGAGCTTGAGCAGCCCGAAAGAGCCGACAAAACCGAAGACCCCGGCGATCACCAGAAAAGCGGCAACGAGGAATTCAAACAGGCTTTCCATGTCTCACCCTCACTCGATGATATTGCCGCGCAGGATAAAGCGCGCGTAGGCCACGGTGGAGACAAAGCCAAGCATGGCGATGATCATGGCGGCCTCAAAGAAAATCTCGCTCCCCAGCGCCATTCCGTAGAGCACCATCAGTGCGATGGCGTTGATGAACATGGTGTCCAGCGCCAGGATGCGGTCGGCCACGTCCGGCGCGGTGACGACCTTCCACAGGTTCATCAGCATCGCCAGGGCAAAGCAGGCAAAGGCAAAGGTGGCAGCACTTTCGATCATTCGAAAATCTCCATCAGCCGGCGCTCGTAGCGCTGTTTGATCTCGTCCCGCACCGCGTCCGGGTTGGGAGCATCCAGGCAGTGGACCAAGAGGGCGTGGCCCTCGTCCGAGACATCCGCCGACAGGGTGCCCGGCGTCATGGTGATGGTGCCTGCAAGGGCGGTGATTGCCTCGGGTGTTTTCAGGTCCAGCGGGACGGTGATCCAGTTGGGGCGGCGGTCTGCATTGGGTTTGAACAGCACGATGCGGGCCACGATGATATTGGCCTGCACAATGTCCAGCAGCACCACCAGGATGTATTCCGCGATCTTCAGCGGGCGGCGCAGCTTGGGCCGGTTGGGCCAGTAGGGCTGGGTCACAAACGGGATCAGCACGCCCAGCAGAAGGCCAAAGACCAGCGAATTCAGCGACCAGCCATTGACCAGCAAGAGCCAGGTGACGGTCAGCAGAAGCGTGAGCAGGGGGTGCGGGAACAGCCGCCGGATCAGTTTCATTCTGCCGTCCTCCCCAGCACGGTGTCGATATAGGCTGTTGGCGTAAAGAGCTGGGCTGCCGTTGCCTCGGCATAGCGGGTGGCGGGGCCTGCGAATACGGTAAGGGCAATGAGCCCGCCCAGCAGGCCGAAACAGGCGACAAAGGGCAGCTGCGCCGGTCTTGCGGCCAGGTTATCCAGTGGCGGTTCGGCGCTGGTATCAATGTCCTGCGGCGGCAGGCCGTGGCCTTTCCAGAACAGCAGCGAGCCGGCGCGGGCCATGCCGATAATGGTGATCAGCGACCCCATCAGGATCACGGCCCAGATCCACGGCGCCAGATCCACGCCGCGGGTGGCGTCCAGCACCAGCAGTTTACCAAGGAAACCCGACAGCGGCGGCATGCCCGCAAGCGCGATGGCGGCGGCAAAGAACAGCGCCGAGATCAGCCCGGTCTGCGGCATCGGCAGCTGCGGCAGGATCCATTGGCCCTGCCGTTCCATCACCAGATCAGCAACCAGGAACAAGAGCGCCGCAGCCAGGGTGGAATGCACCAGATAGTACAGCGCCGCTGCCGCGGCGGTCTGGGTGAACAGCGAAATGGCGATCAGCAGCGTGCCCATCGAGGCGATGGCGCCAAAGGCCGCCAGCCGGCCCAGCTTCTTGGAGCCGAGAACACCGATGGCGCCGGCGCCAAGGGTCAGCAGGGCGGCGGGCAGCAGCCAGGACTCGGTCAGGCCGGCGGTGGCCTGAACCTCGGGGCCGAAAATCAGCGTGTACATACGCAGGATCGAATAGGCGCCGACCTTGGTCATGATGGCAAACAGGGCCGCCACCGGCATCGGCGCATTGGCATAGGCCGAGGGCAGCCAGAAATGCAGCGGCAGCAGCGACGCCTTGATGGCAAAGACCAGCAGCAGCATCACAGCACCAACGCGCAGCAGGGCGGTATCCTCAGCCGGGATCTGGGCGACCTTTACGGCGAGGTCGGCCATGTTCAGGGTGCCGGTCACCGAATACAGCGTGCCAAGCGCAAACAGGAACAGGGTGGAGCCAAGCAGGTTGAACACCACATACTGCACCCCGGCCTGAAACCGCCGGGTGCCGCCGGAGTGGATCATCAGGCCATAGGAGGCGATCAGCAGCACCTCGAAGAACACAAACAGGTTGAAGGCGTCGCCGGTCAGGAATGCGCCCATGATGCCCATCAGCTGGAATTGGAACAGCGCGTGGAAGTTGGCTCCGCGGGTGTCCCAGCCGGAGCCGATGGCATAGAGCAGGACCGGCAGCGCCAGCAGTGAGGTCAGCACGATCATCATTGCCGACAGCCGGTCCAGCACCAGCACAATGCCAAAGGGCGCTGGCCAGTCGCCCAGCTCATAGACCTTGACGGTGCCGTCCAATGTCTGGGCGGCCAGGGTCAGCGACACGGCGGCCAGCAGCACCACGCTGGCCAGCGAAAAGATCCGCTGCAGGTCCAGATGGTGGCGCACCGCCATGATGATGAACGGCGCCACCAGGGCAGGCAGCACCACCGGCGCAATCAGAAGATGGTCGATCATGCGTCGTCTCCTGCGCCTTCGGGTTCAACCGGCATGGCGGTGCTGTCATCACGGGACGACAGATAGGCCCCCAGCGCGATCATTACCACAACGGCTGTCATGCCGAAGGAGATCACGATGGCGGTCAGCACCAGCGCCTGCGGCAGCGGATCGGTATAGGCGACCTCCTCGTATTTGTTGAGGATCGGCGGCGCGCCGGTTGCCAGCCGCCCGGTGGCGAACAGGAAGACATTGACCGCATAAGTGATCAGCGACAGGCCCAGGATCACCGGGAAGCTGCGGCGGCGCAGGATCAGGTAGATGCCGGCCGCGGTCAGGATGCCGACGGCAGAGGCGACGAGAAGTTCCATATCTATCCCTCCGTCCCGGTCTTGTCCGCGTCATCGCGCGCCGGGTTGATGTCCATCGCGTGTTCCGTGCTCATCCCTGGCTGCCAGGCAAAGCGCGACAGGCTTTCCAGTGCCAGCAGCACCGCGCCAACCACCGCCAGGAAGACGCCCAGGTCGAACAGGGCGGCTGTGGCCCATTCGAATTCCTCCAGCGGCGGCCAGTGCAGGTAGCCGAAATCGCTGGTCAGGAAGGGCATGCCGTTGAACCAGGCGCCCATGCCGGTGGCGGCGGCAATCAGCACACCCGAACCGATGATGGCGTGATAGGGATAGCGCTGGCGTTCAGTGGCCCAGGCAAAGCCCGACGCCATATACTGCATGATGATCGCAATTGCCGCGATCAGCCCGGCGATAAAGCCGCCGCCCGGCAGGTTGTGGCCGCGGAAAAAGATATAGGCCGCCACCATCAGCGCCAGCGGCATTATCACCCGCGTTGCCACCACCATCATCAGCGGATGCGCGTCGCCGGCCTGCGGCAGGTCGGGCTTGCGGTTCAGAAGATGGGCGCGCACACGGCTGTTCAAAACCGCTTCGGTCAGGGCAAAGATCACCATGGCGGCGATGCCCAGCACGATGATCTCGCCAAAGGTGTCATAGCCGCGGAAATCGACCAGGATCACGTTCACCACATTGGTTCCGCCGCCGCCCTTGTAGGAATTGGCGAGGTGGAAATCCGAAATGGTCGGAAAGGCAAAATCGCGCATCAAGAGCGCATAGATCAGCCCGCCGGCACCCAGCCCGGCGACCACAGATATCGCACCATCGCGGATGCGGGTCAGGGCCGGGGTTTCAACCGGGGTTTCCTTGGGCATGAAATTCAGCGCCAGCAGCATCAGGATGATCGTCACCACCTCGACCGAAATCTGGGTCAGTGCCAGATCAGGCGCCGAGAGGTAATTGAACGACATTGAGACAACCAGACCCACAACGCCGATCAGCACCAGCGACAACAGGCGGTTGCGGTGTTTGGCGAC includes these proteins:
- a CDS encoding K+/H+ antiporter subunit F, with translation MIESAATFAFACFALAMLMNLWKVVTAPDVADRILALDTMFINAIALMVLYGMALGSEIFFEAAMIIAMLGFVSTVAYARFILRGNIIE
- a CDS encoding Na+/H+ antiporter subunit C; amino-acid sequence: MELLVASAVGILTAAGIYLILRRRSFPVILGLSLITYAVNVFLFATGRLATGAPPILNKYEEVAYTDPLPQALVLTAIVISFGMTAVVVMIALGAYLSSRDDSTAMPVEPEGAGDDA
- a CDS encoding monovalent cation/H+ antiporter subunit D → MDHLLIAPVVLPALVAPFIIMAVRHHLDLQRIFSLASVVLLAAVSLTLAAQTLDGTVKVYELGDWPAPFGIVLVLDRLSAMMIVLTSLLALPVLLYAIGSGWDTRGANFHALFQFQLMGIMGAFLTGDAFNLFVFFEVLLIASYGLMIHSGGTRRFQAGVQYVVFNLLGSTLFLFALGTLYSVTGTLNMADLAVKVAQIPAEDTALLRVGAVMLLLVFAIKASLLPLHFWLPSAYANAPMPVAALFAIMTKVGAYSILRMYTLIFGPEVQATAGLTESWLLPAALLTLGAGAIGVLGSKKLGRLAAFGAIASMGTLLIAISLFTQTAAAAALYYLVHSTLAAALLFLVADLVMERQGQWILPQLPMPQTGLISALFFAAAIALAGMPPLSGFLGKLLVLDATRGVDLAPWIWAVILMGSLITIIGMARAGSLLFWKGHGLPPQDIDTSAEPPLDNLAARPAQLPFVACFGLLGGLIALTVFAGPATRYAEATAAQLFTPTAYIDTVLGRTAE
- the selD gene encoding selenide, water dikinase SelD yields the protein MDSSRLPLTRDLVLVGGGHTHALVLRKWGMRPLPGARLTVINPGPAAPYSGMLPGFVAGHYVRDELDIDLVRLARFAGARVVLGAADHIDTAARLVHVPGRPPIAYDVASVDVGITSAMPDLPGFAGYGIPAKPLGRFAARWDAFRDGDTPAHVAVIGGGVAGAELILAMAFALRSRGRLAQATLIDSGQALRAIGKKARQTLRRALVEQGVRLEENAKIERIHDGYIVLEDGREILSDFTTGAAGARPYGWLADSGLDLQDGFIRVSDTLQSSAANVFAAGDCAQMDFAPRPKAGVYAVRQAPVLYHNLRSTLTGDPLRKYRPQKDYLKLISMGAREALGERFGTTLAGPLMWTWKDRIDQAFMEKFRDLPAMDAPPLPAEHTLGMEAALGDKPMCGGCGAKVGRDALLGALAGLAPADRKDITPLPGDDAALLTTGGVNQVISTDHLRSFTSDPVLMTRIAAVHALGDIWAMGADPQAATANLILPRMSPGLQARTLQEIMDAASDVMQQAGAAIIGGHTSLGDELTIGFTVTGLCPRPAITLAGAKPGDALILTKPIGSGVLMAAEMAGLAKGEWVAAALAQMSQPQGKAARILQDARAMTDVTGFGLTGHLLGICEASGAGAEIFTSKIPLMQGAAELADRGIRSSLFPANQAAVPELKTTGWQDLLFDPQTAGGLLAAVAADQADDLLNRLRAAGYPALRIGKVTSSPGAITLSA
- a CDS encoding Na+/H+ antiporter subunit E; its protein translation is MKLIRRLFPHPLLTLLLTVTWLLLVNGWSLNSLVFGLLLGVLIPFVTQPYWPNRPKLRRPLKIAEYILVVLLDIVQANIIVARIVLFKPNADRRPNWITVPLDLKTPEAITALAGTITMTPGTLSADVSDEGHALLVHCLDAPNPDAVRDEIKQRYERRLMEIFE
- a CDS encoding Na+/H+ antiporter subunit G; amino-acid sequence: MESLFEFLVAAFLVIAGVFGFVGSFGLLKLNDPMSRLHAPTKATTLGVGGVLLASMLHAAAFEKYFSVHELMITLFLFLTAPITANFIAKVHIHRQESRDTMPSAGEDDHWATHDTPEDEERKNAGRTETPR